The following proteins are co-located in the Anomalospiza imberbis isolate Cuckoo-Finch-1a 21T00152 chromosome 1, ASM3175350v1, whole genome shotgun sequence genome:
- the LOC137483054 gene encoding actin nucleation-promoting factor WASL-like isoform X1: MDGDGERVSGTRRSRTEPLPIRPRPLPAAFQSPARPARGVARRGAVLPPPPPTAAARRVPPGSAVSGAAPSPDRRRRRARALTAPPPPHRPSPPPRERGRGCLVYTAPPPPPLPASCSTGGCEPPLPLPRRAGPRQVGEPCRAGAAAGSSIWLALTQLPSCMRFSATCDSIATEMQNSLWFTLSVETNNLICMYQKENGGFSSLSED, encoded by the exons ATGGACGGGGATGGGGAAAGGGTGTCAGGGACCCGGCGCTCCAGAACGGAGCCGCTCCCGATCCGCCCCCGGCCCCTTCCCGCGGCATTCCAGAGCCCCGCACGTCCCGCCCGCGGCGTGGCGCGGCGTGGCGCGGTgctccccccgccgccccccacGGCCGCCGCCCGGCGGGTCCCGCCCGGCTCCGCAGTGTCGGGGGCTGCCCCGTCACCTGATCGTCGCCGtcgccgcgcgcgcgcgctcACCGCACCGCCCCCCCCGCACCGACcgtccccccctccccgcgAACGGGGGCGGGGGTGCCTGGTATAtacggccccgccgcccccgcccctgCCTGCCTCCTGCAGTACGGGAGGCTGCgagccgccgctgccgctgccgcgccgggccgggccccggcAGGTGGGCGAGCCGTGCCGAGCCGGGGCTGCTGCGGG GTCTTCAATATGGCTGGCACTGACACAGCTACCTTCCTGCATGCGGTTCAGTGCAACGT GTGACAGTATCGCCACTGAAATGCAGAATTCTCTGTGGTTTACACTTTCTGTAGAGACAAACAATTTAATTTGCATGTATCAAAAAGAAAATGGTGGCTTCTCATCTCTCAGTGAAGACTGA